The DNA region CTCCGGCGTTTCCCCCAGGCCCACGATCACCCCCGAGCAGGTGCTCATGCCGGCCGCCGCGGCGTGCGTCAGGGTCTCCACCCGGTTTGCGTACGTGTGCGTGGAGCAGATGTCCGCGTAATGGTCCTCGTGGGTGTTCAGGTTGTGGTTGTAGGCGTCCACCCCCGCCTCTCTCAGGGCCTGGGCCTTGCGCTGCCCGTCCTCCCCCAGCAGCAGGCCCATGCAGGCGCACACTTCCAGGCCCGTGTTCGCCTTGATCTGGCGCGTGGCCTCCGCGACCTGCCGCACCTCGCCCCAGGTGCCGCCGCGCCCGGACAGCACGATGCAGTACCGCTGCGCGCCCGCCGCCTCGGCCCGCCGGGCGTCCGCGAGCATCTCCTCCGGGGTGCGCACCCGGTAACGGGGAATGCCAGTATCCGCGCCCTTCGCCTGCGAGCAGTACGTGCAGTCCTCGGCGCACAGCCCGCTTTTCGCGTTCAGCAGGACGTTCACCTTCACGGTGTCCCCGAACGTCTCACGCCGCACGCGCCACGCGGCGTCCACGAGCTTCAGCGTGTCGGTGTCCGGTACGTTCAGGACCGCCAGGCCCTCGGCGGGGGTGAGGGGGTCGCCGCGCAGCACGCGGGCGGTCAGGGCATCGAGATCAAGGAGGGAAGACGTCATTCGTTCAGCAGATTAAGGGAATCGCTGAACGAGCGCGAGGCGGACCCCGCCCCGTCCCGCTCCACTGGTCACCGGCCTCAGCTGCCGGCCTCCTCCCGCACGCTGGCATCCACATCCGCCTGAAGGCGCGCGCGCACGTCCTCCGGCAGGTCCGCCCGGCCCGCCACCGCCAGCCGCACCCCCTCATCCGGGTCGCCCGCCAGGACCTCCACCAGCGCCGCCGGCAGCGCCGGGTGAATGGCCGCCGCCCGCCGCACCCCCGCGTTCCCGTCCCGCGCCACCCGCACCAGGACCTCCGCGCCCGGCTGCTCCGCGTACGCCACTGCCCGCCGCACCTCCGCGTTCGTGTCCCCCGCCAGCCGCAGCAGCCGCGCCTCGCCCACGTCCGGCCGGACCGCCAGCACGGTGCGGATGTTCGCGTCCGGGTCCTCCAGCAATGCGTCCATCACCGCACCCGAAATTCCCTCCGCGCTCGCAATGTGCAGCCGGATGTCGGCCTCCGGCGACGCCGCCAGCGCCAGCACCGCCCCGTCCGGCAGATCACTGCGCTCCAGCAGCGCCCGCCGCACCGACTCCGACTCGTCATGCGCCAGCCGCACCAGAATCTCCGGCGCCGCGTCCGGCCGGCGCGCCAGCGCCGCCCGCACCTCCGGCTCCGCATCCCGCTCCGCCCGCACCAGCCACTCCGGCCGCACCCTCCACCCCTGCAACGCCGAAGCCCGCACGCTGTCCAGCTCGTGCGTGGACAGCCACTCCCGCACGCTCCGCGGCAGATCCACCCGCCGCGCCAGCGTGCCCAGCACGTCCACGTCCTCATCCGCCGCCAGGGTCAGGAGGCAGTCCAGCGGCAGGTCCAGCCGCCGCGCCACACTCGCCCGCACCATCCCGTGACTGTCCCGGACGAACGTCCGCAGCAGCTCGCCCGGCAGGTCCTCCCGCGCCGCCACGGCCTTGCGCACGTCGTAATCGTCATCCCCGGCCAGCTGCCGGACCAGCGCCGCCGGCAGGGCCGGCCGCTTCGCCACCGCCTCCCGGATCTGCCACCCGGCATCCGCCGCCAGCGCCGCCACGCGCTCCGCCGACAGGTCCGGGTGCCCCGCCAGCGCCGTGCGCACCTGAAAATCGTCGTGCCGCAGCGCCCCGTCCAGCACCCACCCCGGCACGCCCGGCTGCGACAACAGCGCGATCATGCCCTCCGCCGGAAACACGCCCAGCAGGTTCGGCCGCGCCAGCCGCATCAGCGGCAACCCCGGATTCCCCAGCACCTCCGCCGGGTACGCCGCTGCCAGCGCTGACAGCACCTCCACCGGGCTGTTGGGGTGCCGCGCCACTGCTGCGCGCACCCGCACGTCCGGATGCGCACTCAGGCCCGACAGCAGCTCCGCCGTCGCCCGCGCACTGCCCGCCGCCTCCAGCGCCCCCTCCACGCCCAACGCCGTCAACGAACGAGGGTCCAGATCAGAAAACGTCACCCCGGGATTCTCGCAGATCAGGGCAGGACACGGCCCCACGGCGGGAAACGGGCATCTCCCTTATTCCTCCAGCCGGAGCACTTCGCCGAAGGGGAAGCCTTCGTCTTCCAGGCCGCCAGGTGGCACGACCCACAGGGTGGGCGGGCGGGGCGCCTGCTCGGGGAAGTCGCCGTACCCGTCGGTGAGGTAGAGGATGACGTCCGGTTCGTGTTCGTCCACGAGCGCGAAGACGGGGCGGAAGTCGGTGCCGCCGCCTCCCACGGGGTCGGGAATGGCGTCCCCGGGGCGCAGGTCGTAGGGGCCGTAGGCTTCGGTGTCGGCGTAGTACAGCACGGCCTTCACGTGCGGGTATGCGCCGAGCACGCCCTGGACCTCGCCGACCAGGGCGCGCACGGCGTCGTCGTCCACGCTGCCGCTGGTGTCCACGGCGATCAGGGCGGTGATGGACTCGTCGTCCAGCGCTTCCAGGTACAGGCCGCGGCCCACGAAGCGGCGGTCGAAACCGCCGAAGTCCACGGGCGTGCGGGCCAGGAAACGCCACAGGTGCGCGCGCCAGTCCAGCCGGGCAGGGGCGAGGCGCTGCAACTCGCGGTGTGCGCCGAGGGGGTCGTGGCCCTGACCGCCGCTCATGGCGTCCACGCTGCGGGCCTGGGCCATGGCCTGCTGCCACTGGCGCTGAGCGCTTCCGCCGGGTTTGCCCGGTTTGCCGGGCGCGTCGCTGGGCGGGCCGTCCAACAGGTCGTCACCCTCGTCCCCGTCGCCGTCCCCTTCGGCCTCGATGGCGGTGTACACCTCCTCCACACTGAGTTTTTCCAGGTGCTCGTCGCGGCGGGAGTTGGGGGGCGTGGGAAGGCCGGCGGCGTCCACCATGCCGTTCACGATCAGGTCGGCGGCCTTGTTCCAGCGTTTCTTCTCGCGCGGGCCGCGCCGCTGCGGGTGCGACAGGGCGGCGTGCAGGACCTCGTGCAGCAGCAGGCCGTCCAGCACGTCGCGGGGGAGGCTGGCGGCGACTTCCGGGTTCACGTACACGCGTTCGCCGTCCGTGCCGGCGGCCGCGACCTCGCGGGACGGCACGAACTCGGCGTGCAGGAGCAGCGTGGCGAAGAACGCGGACTTGCTGCGCAGCCGCAGCCGGGCGCCGCTGATCAGGCCCTGGAACTGCGTGGGCGTCAGCTGCCCCGGCCCTTCCGTGCCGTCAGAGGGACCGGTCACCTCAGACCTCGGTCATGGCGAGCGTGCCCTGCACGAGGTCCGCGAGGCGGGCGTCGCGGCCGATCAGCCCGGCGAGTTCCCCGAGCTGCCCGATGGCCTGGAACTTGCTGACCAGCGTGGCGACGTACAGCTGCAGCCACTCGGGGCCGCCGGCGTCGGCCAGCCACGTGAAGGCGTGGTAGGCCTCGTCGGCGGTGTTCGCGCGGGCGGCGAGGCCCACCACGGCGGCGTAGCGGACGCTGGGTTCGTCCGGGAGGCGCAGGCCGGTGCCCTGGCCTTCCAGCACCAGGCCCAGATCCGGAAGCTGCTCGTACAGGCGCACGAACGCGCTGAATTCCGCGCCGGCGGCCTCTCCGATGGCGGGCGCAGTGTCCAGGCCGGCGCGGTGCAGGCGGGAGGCCATCTCCCAGGCGCGGGGGCTGGGCCAGGCGGGCTGCGTGGCGTCCAGGCGGTGCAGCAGTTCCGGGCGGAAGGTCAGGAACGCGATGACGTGCTCGTGCAGGCCGCGGCCCAGCGCGTAATTGCGCCAGGAGTCGAAGTCGGCGCGGGTAGTGAGGTGCAGGAAGCGGTTGGCCAGCGGCGCGGGCATGTCGAACACGCTGGCGCGGTCCTCCTTGCGGTTCCCGGCCGCCCACACGAACCAGCCTTCAGGCAGTTCGTAACTGCCGACCCGGCGGTCCAGGATCAGCTGCTGCGCCATGCCCTGCATGGTGGGTGGGGCCATGTTCACCTCATCCAGGAACAGGATGCCGTGCCCGCCGCGCGGCAGGAACTCGGGCGGGTACCACTTGCTCACGCCGCTGCCCTGCCCGTCCGCTTCGGGTACGGGCAGGCCGCGCAGGTCGGTGGGGGCGAGCTGGGAGAGGCGCACGTCCACGAACTCCAGGCCGTGCTTCTGCGCGATCTGCTGCACGATGCTGCTTTTGCCCACGCCGGGCGGGCCCCAGATCATGGTGGAGAGCTTCAGGTTCCCGGTGATCAGGGCGCTCAGGTACGTTTGCAGTTCGGCGGGGGTCAGGCTCACCCCCTCACGCTAGGGCGTTTGACCGGCCGGGGCAAGCGCGGGGTGCGGTGTGAAGCCGGGTTGAGGGGACCCTCATGCGCAGAGGCCCGGCCCACCACGAGGTGAACCGGGCCTGCTGGGCGGGTGTTCAGTACTGGACGCTGAAGGGCGCGCTGAGCGCCGCGCCGTTCACCTTGAAGTTCACCTTGCCGCTCAGGATCTGCCCGGCGATGGGCGCAGGCTGCACCACAAGCTTGATGCACCCGGCGCCCTGCGTCGCGTTGAACACCCCGCCGAACGCGGTGTTCAGGGCGGCCGCGTCGTTCGCCAGGGCGTACGTGCCGCCGGTCTGCTGCGCGGCCTGCTGCATGTCCGCGGTGTCCAGGTCGTCGGGTGAGCCCAGGCCGATCATGAACAGGCGCATCCCGGCGGCCTTCGCGGCGGCAATGGCGGGCGCAAGGTTGTCCGTGCCGTTGGCGGCGCCGTCCGTGAGGACCACGCCGACGCGGTTGCCGGTCTTGGTGCTCACGAACTGCACGAGTTCCTGGGTGGCTTCCCACAGAGGCGTGCCGCCTCCGGCCACCGCGGCCTCATCCACGGCCGCTTTCAGGGCACCCTTGTCGGTGGTGAAGTCCTGGTGCACGGTCAGTTCCGTGTAGGGGCTGGTGGCATCGTACCCGCTGAAAGAAGTGACAGCAGCGGCGGCTGTGCCGCTGAGCCGCTCGATAAACAGCTTGGCGGCCTCGGCGCGTTTCTTCTCCGGGTCGTTGTCGGCCATGGAGCCGCTGGCGTCGAGGAGGATGCCGGCCCTGAAGTCCCCGCTGACGCTGGTGATGTCGCCGCACTTGCTGGCGGTGACGGCCGGCGCCGCCTGGAGGCCCAGCTGGCCCTGGGCGAGCGCAGCGTCCGTCACGGTGATGTCGCTGATGGTGCCGCTGGTGAGCACAGTGTCCTGGCTGTCCAGTGCGCTGACGTTCAGGTTCACGCTCTGGTCGGCGTTTACCACGTACCCGTTCACGCTGGCCTTGGCGGGGGTGGGCCCGGCGGGCGGCTGGGGGGCCTGGGGTCCGGTGCAGGCCACCAGGGCGAGGGCGAGGGTCAGGGGCGCGAGCAGGACGGAATTCTTCATGGCAGCCTCCAGGGAATGCGAGATGGCGGAAGGGAAAAACCTAACACCCGGAGTGCCCAGCATACATTTGAGGGATGGTGGTGGCACGCCAGTTTGCCCGGCCAGGGCAAGGAGAGGGTGCTCATAGGTTTACTGCTAGTGGTGACACGCGCTTCTGCCGTGCGGGCCGGGGATGGGACGGCCGGTATACCCTCAGGGTGTTGATTTCGGCCCTCTGATTACCGTGCGTCGCCTGCCGTGCCTCTATACTCAGCCCGATACCTGGACTCGGTTCAATTTCCTGCTGTGGGCCCCACCCCACATCATCCCCGGAGGACACCCCCCGTGCTGCCCCTGACGCATAAAATCCTGTTCCTGATCTTCGCCCTGGTTGCGGGCGGCATCGGCCTGTACGGCTTCTACCGCCTGTACCTGCGCATCCGGCGCGGCGCGGCCGCCAGCGAATGGCGCTGGAATGATGCCCCGCAGCGCATCGGCTACGCCCTGTGGACCAGTCTCACGCAGGAACGCACCTTCCGGCGCCGCCCGTGGATCAGCGTCCTGCACAGCTTCATCTTCTACGGCTTCACGTACTACCTGCTCGTGAACGTCATCGACGGCCTGGAAGGCTACCTGCACTTCAGCATCAGCTCCGCCAACCCCCTCGGGGCCGTGTACAACTTCCTGGCGGACCTGCTCAGCTTCGGCGTGCTGGTGGGTGTGCTGGGCCTGCTGTACCGCAGAATCTGGGGCCGTTCCCGCCGCGACTTCCGCTTCACCGAGAAGACCCTGCTGCATCCCGCCGTGGAACGCGGGTACATCAAGCGCGACAGCCTGATCGTCTCCAGCTTCATCCTGTTCCACGTCGGCAGCCGCATCCTCGGCAACGCCGCCAAGATGGTCGAGGAAGCCCGGCTGCACAGCGGACAGTACGACTGGCTGCAGCCCTTCAGCACCCTGCTGGGCAGCGCCGCCTTCGGCAACCTGAGCGAGGGCGCCATCCAGGGCCTGCGGCTCTTCGGGTTCTGGGGCGCGCTGGGCAGCATCCTGGCATTCCTGGCGTACTTCCCCTTCAGCAAGCACATCCACATCTTCATGGCGCCCGTGAACTACGCCCTGAAACGCCCCGTGGGCAGCGGCGTGATTCCCCCCATGAAGGGCCTCGCCGAGGCGATGGAGCAGGAAGAACCCAAGCTGGGCGTGGAGAAACTGGAGGACCTGGAATGGCCCCGGCTGCTGGACGCCTACGCCTGCATCCAGTGCAACCGCTGCCAGGACGTCTGCCCGGCCAACGCCACCGGCAAGGCCCTGTCGCCCGCCGCGCTGGAAATCAACAAGCGCATGGAACTGAACGTGATCGCCGCTCAGCACACGCCGTTCACGCTGAAACCCGTGCCGTTCGAGGCCGGCGCCCCCACCGACCGCCCCCTGCTGGAATACGCCATCAACGAGGAAAGCGTGTGGGCCTGCACCACCTGCGGCGCGTGCATGCAGGTCTGCCCGGTGCAGGACGAGCAGATGCTCGACATCATCGACATCCGCCGCCACCAGGTGATGGTCGCCGGCGAGTTCCCCCCGCAGCTCCAGACCGCCTTCCGCGGCATGGAACGCGCCAGCAACCCCTGGGGCATCAGCCGCGACAAGCGCATGGAATGGGCCGAGGGCCTGCGGGTCCCCACCATCGACGAGAACCCGGAACCGGACGTCATCTACTGGGTGGGCTGCGCCGCCAGTTACGACCCGGGTGCGCAGAAGGTCGCGCGCAGCTTCGTGCAGCTGCTCGACAGGGCCGGCGTGAACTACGCCGTGCTGGGCAAGAAGGAAGCCTGCACCGGCGACAGCGCCCGCCGCGCCGGGAACGAATTTCTGTACCAGCAGCTCGCCGCGGAGAACGTCGAGACGCTGAACACCGTCGCGCCCAAGCTGATCGTCGCCACCTGCCCGCACTGCATGAACGCCATCGGCAACGAGTACCGGCAGCTCGGCGGTGACTACCGCACCATCCACCACACCGAGTACCTCGAGGAACTCGTGCGGCTCGGGAAACTCCCCACCGCCGAACTGCACGCGGACGTCACGTACCACGACCCCTGCTACCTGGGCCGGCACAACGGCGTGTACGACGCCCCCCGCACGCTGATCACCCGCATGGCCGGCGAGGTTCTGAAGCTGGAACGTGAACGCGAGAACAGCTTCTGCTGCGGCGCCGGCGGCGCCCAGTTCTGGAAGGAGGAGGAAGAAGGCCGCGAACGCGTCAGCGACAACCGCTTCCGGGAACTCCAGGCCCGCCTGGACACCGCCGCCGCGAACGCCCGCGCGTACGAGGCAGGCCAGCCGGAGAAGGTCGTCGCGGTCGGCTGCCCCTTCTGCAAATCCATGATGAACAGCACCCCGGAGAAAGCCGGCCGGGACGACATCATCGTCAAGGACGTCGCCGAACTGCTCCTGGAAAGCGTGGAACGCGCCACCGGCACCCACCTGACCCCCACCGGCCCCCTGCCGGACGTCAGCCCCATCCACCAGCCGGAAGTCGCCAGCGCCCCCAACGCCCTGACACCCATGCACCGCACCGGCGCGCACCCCGCCAGCGGCACGCCCGTCGCCGGCGAGACGAACGCGGACTTCATCAACCACCAGCCCGGCAGCCCCCGCGGCAGCGACGGCACCCACCCCGAACCGCAGGCCGCGCACCCCGAGGAAGTCACGGCGCGCAAAGCCTGGAAGCCCAAAGACACGGTGACCGGCGACGACGCGGCCCCCGCCACCGGCACCCGCAAGGCCTGGAAGCCGGGCGCGGCGCAGCCCCAGCGGGACGACGTGGTGCAGGCCCCCACCCCGGAAGCCGCACCGGCCCCCGAAGCGCCCGCCCGCAAGAGCTGGAAGCCCCGCGCCGCCACCGACGACGTGCAGGCTGCCCCGACCGGAACGGACATCACGGAGACGCCCGCGGTGCCCACGGACGCCGCTCCTGCCCGCAAGGCATGGAAGCCGAAGGCCGGCAGTGATGACGTGAACCCCGCCCCCGTCACGCCTCCCGTGGCCGAGCCCACCCCGACCGAGGGCGCGGAGGCCAGCGGCCGGAAAGCCTGGAAGCCCCGGGCTGCCCCCGCGAAGGAAGGTGCTGAAGAGCTCACACCCACGCCCGCGGCCTCGCCCGCCGAAGCCGCCGCCAGCCCGGCCACCGCAGCCCCCGGGGAACGGAAGAAGTGGGCGCCGAAAGTGGCCGCACCGGCCGCCGACGTGATCGTGGCCTCTCCTCAGCCCGAACCGGTGGAGCCCATGGCGCCCGCCCCGATCAACCCGGAGCCCACAGAAGTGGCCCCCGCCACGGGCGAACGGAAGAAATGGACGCCGAAGGCCACCACGACCCCCCCGCAGCCCGTGGAGCCCGTGGAGGCCGCCCCTCAGGCCGAGCCCGCACCGATCACCGAGCACGTGCACCTGGAACAGGTCGGGGAGAACCTGCTGGAGGAGGGCGAACAGGCCACCAGCGAGCCCGGCGTCGGCGGCCGGAAGAAGTGGGTGCCCAAGAAGAAGGACTGAACTCAGCAGTGCCGGGCGGGGCAGGGGAGACGGGTGCTCTCTTGCCCCGCTCCCGCTTTTTTATCTCCCGGAGGGGCCGGGGATTAAGGTTCCGTTCACGGTATGATTCACCGCATGAGTGTTGCCGTCGTCACGGACTCCACGAGTGACCTGAGTCCCGCCCTTTGCGCCCAGTACGGCGTCACCAGCGTTCCCCTGTACGTCCTGTTCGACGGGAAGATGCACAAGGACGGCCTGGAGATCACCCCCGAGGCCCTCTTCACTGGCCTGAAAGCCGGGAAGAAGACCCCCAGCACCTCGCAGCCCAGCCCGGCGGAATTCACCGAGGTGTACGCCCGCGCGCTGGAAACCGCCGATCACGTGCTGAGCATCCACATCAGCGGGCAGCTGTCCGGCACGGTCGGCAGCGCCCGGCTGGCCGCGCAGGAGTTCGGGGACCGCGTAACGGTGGTGGACACCCGCACGGTCAGCATGGGTCTGGGCCTGCGCGTGATCCGCGCCGCACAGCGCTTGCAGGAAGGCAAGGCCGTGCCGGAAATCGTCGCGGAACTCGATCGCCTGGCTGGGCTGGGCAGCATCCGCTTCACCGTGGAGACGCTGGAATTCCTGAAGCTCAACGGGCGCATCGGGGGCGGCGCGGCGCTGCTGGGCGGCCTGCTGAACATCAAGCCGATCCTGATCGTCCGGGACGGCCGCGTGGAGTCCGGCGGCCGCGCCCGCGGGCAGAAAAAGGCCATTCAGGACATCGTGGACGCCACCCGCAAGTACATCGTGGGTCACGGCCGCTGCCGGCTGGCGTTCGTGCGGACCGACGGCGGGCAGGCGAACGTGGACGAACTGCGCGCCGGGCTGGCCGGCCTGGACTTCGAGGACATGGGCGACCACGCGTTCGGCACGGTGATCGCCACGCACGCCGGCCCCGGCACGTACGGCGTGGTGATGGAACCCCTGAATGCCTGAACGGCCCCGCGCCCGGGCGAGGGTCGCGCTGGCCCTCGCCTGCCTGCTGCCGGGGCTGCTGACGGGCTGCCGCCCCGGCCCGGTCGGCACGGAGCGGCAGGTGAGCGCGCCGGTGGCGGCCGCCATCCGCATCGCCAGCACGCCGGCGACCTCCACTGCGGGTGGCCGGCCCGAGACGGGCGCGTCGGCGCCCGCCACCGTGAGCGCCCGGCCCGCCGGGGACACCGTGGGCGCGCCCGGCACCCTGGCCCCGGACGGCTGCCTGCTGCCCGCCCCCGAAGTGGAGAAGGCCCCGCCGCCGCCCTTCCCGCTCAGCGGCCGGCTGGGCCTGTGGGTGGCGGAGGTGGACCCGGCCACGCTGGCCGTGCGCCGCGCGGTGGGCACCAACGCGGACAGCGTGTTCCCGCTGGCGAGCACGTACAAGCAGGCGGTGCTGTGGGCGGTGCTCAAGGAATTCGACGCCGGGCGCCTCTCGCCCACCGAGCGCTTCGACGTGACCCGCCAGAACCAGAGCCTGGGGGACTACCCGTACGACGGCACCAGCGTGCGCGAGCTGTCCAGCCGCATGATCCAGTTCAGCGACAACACCGCCACCGACATCCTGCACCGCCGCGTGGGCCTGCAACGCGTGCAGGCGCTGGCGGATGACCTGGGCCTGTGCCGCACCCGCCTGATCCTGCCCACCCGGGACTGGTGGGTGGCGCAGGCGGGCCTGTCGCAGACCTTCAACGGCACGGGCCGCTGGGCGGCGGCGCGTGGCGCGGACCGCGAGCGGCTGGCCGCCCTGATCGACCGGGACGCGCAGGCGTACCGCTCGGATTACCTGCAGCGCAAACTCGACGAGTACTTCGAGCGGCGCCACCGCCTGGAGGATGACCTGGCAGCGCTGAACGTGAGCACCCCGTACGAGTTCGCCACGCTGCTCACGCACGAGTACCTGCGTCCGGGCCTGTCCGCGCGGGCCCTGGCCTGGCAGCAGGACGTGCTGGCCCGTGGGTACGGCCGCACGCCCATCGACGCCGCCCTGAAAGGCCGCGTCGCGGCGTTTGGCGGGAAGGGGGGCAACGGCTGGCGGCTCCTGACGTACACCGGGTACGTCCGCACGGACGACGGCCGGCACGTCGTGTACGCCTTCATGCAGCACGGCGCGGACCAGACCTACACGATGCCGAACACCCGGCGG from Deinococcus ficus includes:
- a CDS encoding ATP-binding protein — protein: MSLTPAELQTYLSALITGNLKLSTMIWGPPGVGKSSIVQQIAQKHGLEFVDVRLSQLAPTDLRGLPVPEADGQGSGVSKWYPPEFLPRGGHGILFLDEVNMAPPTMQGMAQQLILDRRVGSYELPEGWFVWAAGNRKEDRASVFDMPAPLANRFLHLTTRADFDSWRNYALGRGLHEHVIAFLTFRPELLHRLDATQPAWPSPRAWEMASRLHRAGLDTAPAIGEAAGAEFSAFVRLYEQLPDLGLVLEGQGTGLRLPDEPSVRYAAVVGLAARANTADEAYHAFTWLADAGGPEWLQLYVATLVSKFQAIGQLGELAGLIGRDARLADLVQGTLAMTEV
- a CDS encoding DUF2201 family putative metallopeptidase, producing the protein MTGPSDGTEGPGQLTPTQFQGLISGARLRLRSKSAFFATLLLHAEFVPSREVAAAGTDGERVYVNPEVAASLPRDVLDGLLLHEVLHAALSHPQRRGPREKKRWNKAADLIVNGMVDAAGLPTPPNSRRDEHLEKLSVEEVYTAIEAEGDGDGDEGDDLLDGPPSDAPGKPGKPGGSAQRQWQQAMAQARSVDAMSGGQGHDPLGAHRELQRLAPARLDWRAHLWRFLARTPVDFGGFDRRFVGRGLYLEALDDESITALIAVDTSGSVDDDAVRALVGEVQGVLGAYPHVKAVLYYADTEAYGPYDLRPGDAIPDPVGGGGTDFRPVFALVDEHEPDVILYLTDGYGDFPEQAPRPPTLWVVPPGGLEDEGFPFGEVLRLEE
- a CDS encoding (Fe-S)-binding protein, with the protein product MLPLTHKILFLIFALVAGGIGLYGFYRLYLRIRRGAAASEWRWNDAPQRIGYALWTSLTQERTFRRRPWISVLHSFIFYGFTYYLLVNVIDGLEGYLHFSISSANPLGAVYNFLADLLSFGVLVGVLGLLYRRIWGRSRRDFRFTEKTLLHPAVERGYIKRDSLIVSSFILFHVGSRILGNAAKMVEEARLHSGQYDWLQPFSTLLGSAAFGNLSEGAIQGLRLFGFWGALGSILAFLAYFPFSKHIHIFMAPVNYALKRPVGSGVIPPMKGLAEAMEQEEPKLGVEKLEDLEWPRLLDAYACIQCNRCQDVCPANATGKALSPAALEINKRMELNVIAAQHTPFTLKPVPFEAGAPTDRPLLEYAINEESVWACTTCGACMQVCPVQDEQMLDIIDIRRHQVMVAGEFPPQLQTAFRGMERASNPWGISRDKRMEWAEGLRVPTIDENPEPDVIYWVGCAASYDPGAQKVARSFVQLLDRAGVNYAVLGKKEACTGDSARRAGNEFLYQQLAAENVETLNTVAPKLIVATCPHCMNAIGNEYRQLGGDYRTIHHTEYLEELVRLGKLPTAELHADVTYHDPCYLGRHNGVYDAPRTLITRMAGEVLKLERERENSFCCGAGGAQFWKEEEEGRERVSDNRFRELQARLDTAAANARAYEAGQPEKVVAVGCPFCKSMMNSTPEKAGRDDIIVKDVAELLLESVERATGTHLTPTGPLPDVSPIHQPEVASAPNALTPMHRTGAHPASGTPVAGETNADFINHQPGSPRGSDGTHPEPQAAHPEEVTARKAWKPKDTVTGDDAAPATGTRKAWKPGAAQPQRDDVVQAPTPEAAPAPEAPARKSWKPRAATDDVQAAPTGTDITETPAVPTDAAPARKAWKPKAGSDDVNPAPVTPPVAEPTPTEGAEASGRKAWKPRAAPAKEGAEELTPTPAASPAEAAASPATAAPGERKKWAPKVAAPAADVIVASPQPEPVEPMAPAPINPEPTEVAPATGERKKWTPKATTTPPQPVEPVEAAPQAEPAPITEHVHLEQVGENLLEEGEQATSEPGVGGRKKWVPKKKD
- the bioB gene encoding biotin synthase BioB: MTSSLLDLDALTARVLRGDPLTPAEGLAVLNVPDTDTLKLVDAAWRVRRETFGDTVKVNVLLNAKSGLCAEDCTYCSQAKGADTGIPRYRVRTPEEMLADARRAEAAGAQRYCIVLSGRGGTWGEVRQVAEATRQIKANTGLEVCACMGLLLGEDGQRKAQALREAGVDAYNHNLNTHEDHYADICSTHTYANRVETLTHAAAAGMSTCSGVIVGLGETPEQIVDLALTLRARRADSIPVNFLMPIAGAALDGAQTTAHFTPWWCLRVLALFRLTNPRAELRASAGRELHLRSLQPLALLIANSIFLGNYLTEEGQAAQADWTMLADLGLRPATGAAAQAVPDRAPPAGGDIRLTLDCVQ
- a CDS encoding DegV family protein, producing the protein MSVAVVTDSTSDLSPALCAQYGVTSVPLYVLFDGKMHKDGLEITPEALFTGLKAGKKTPSTSQPSPAEFTEVYARALETADHVLSIHISGQLSGTVGSARLAAQEFGDRVTVVDTRTVSMGLGLRVIRAAQRLQEGKAVPEIVAELDRLAGLGSIRFTVETLEFLKLNGRIGGGAALLGGLLNIKPILIVRDGRVESGGRARGQKKAIQDIVDATRKYIVGHGRCRLAFVRTDGGQANVDELRAGLAGLDFEDMGDHAFGTVIATHAGPGTYGVVMEPLNA
- a CDS encoding serine hydrolase, with the translated sequence MPERPRARARVALALACLLPGLLTGCRPGPVGTERQVSAPVAAAIRIASTPATSTAGGRPETGASAPATVSARPAGDTVGAPGTLAPDGCLLPAPEVEKAPPPPFPLSGRLGLWVAEVDPATLAVRRAVGTNADSVFPLASTYKQAVLWAVLKEFDAGRLSPTERFDVTRQNQSLGDYPYDGTSVRELSSRMIQFSDNTATDILHRRVGLQRVQALADDLGLCRTRLILPTRDWWVAQAGLSQTFNGTGRWAAARGADRERLAALIDRDAQAYRSDYLQRKLDEYFERRHRLEDDLAALNVSTPYEFATLLTHEYLRPGLSARALAWQQDVLARGYGRTPIDAALKGRVAAFGGKGGNGWRLLTYTGYVRTDDGRHVVYAFMQHGADQTYTMPNTRRAFAWITAGIRRVLGPAPAPLRTARSGSPD
- a CDS encoding vWA domain-containing protein, encoding MKNSVLLAPLTLALALVACTGPQAPQPPAGPTPAKASVNGYVVNADQSVNLNVSALDSQDTVLTSGTISDITVTDAALAQGQLGLQAAPAVTASKCGDITSVSGDFRAGILLDASGSMADNDPEKKRAEAAKLFIERLSGTAAAAVTSFSGYDATSPYTELTVHQDFTTDKGALKAAVDEAAVAGGGTPLWEATQELVQFVSTKTGNRVGVVLTDGAANGTDNLAPAIAAAKAAGMRLFMIGLGSPDDLDTADMQQAAQQTGGTYALANDAAALNTAFGGVFNATQGAGCIKLVVQPAPIAGQILSGKVNFKVNGAALSAPFSVQY